Within Fervidobacterium thailandense, the genomic segment CGCTCACGCGTTTCGTAAGTAGCCGAACCGATGTGCGGCAACAGGACAACGTTATCCAACTTTTCAAGTCCGGGTGTAAGCTCCGGTTCGTTTTCGTAGACGTCGAACCCGGCACCTGCGATCTTGCCTTCTTTAAGTGCCTCGTAAAGCGCCTGTTCGTCCACAACAGGTCCGCGTGCGGTGTTCACAAGTATGGCGGTGGGTTTCATCAAAGATATCCTTTCCCTATCGATCAAGTGGTACGTTTCCTTCGTTAGTGGCGTGTGGATGGAGATGAAATCGGAAACCTTCATCAATTCGTCGAGAGGCAGGTACGTTGCGTGGTATTGGTGCTCGATATCCTCGGGTAGCCTCCTCCGATTGTGGTAAACGACCCTCATGCCGAAGCCCAAGGCTCTCCTGGCAACCGCTTGACCTATACGACCCATACCGACGATTCCAATTGTCTTTCCAAACAGGTCGTATCCAAGAAACAGTTTCGGCTTCCAGCCTACGAATTTACCCTCGCGCACGAACCGGTCTGCCTCGACAATCCTCCTTGCCACCGCCAAGATGAGAGCGAAGGCGATATCGGCCGTCGCCTCGGTCAGCACACCGGGGGTGTTCGTCACGTAGATGCCACGTTCTCTTGCCGCACCGACGTCGATGTTGTTGTAACCCACCGCGTAGTTCGCTATGATTTTCGCTTTTTTGAGCGAGTAGATGAATTCCCTATCGATAGGATCTCTGAGTTGCGTGATGATCGCATCCGCATCGGCCGCTCGCTCCATCATCTCTTCTTTGGTCAAAAACTCTTCTCCTTTGTAAACGTCGACCTCGCAGCCGCGCTCAAGGAGCATCTTTATACCCTTATCCGGTATATCGTACGTGACAAAAACTTTCACATTCACTCACCCCACCAACGTACTTCCTCACCTTCGATAAAGACTTTTTCAACGCGCGCTTGTGGAAGGAACGGGTCGTTGTCCCAGATAACGATATCCGCGTCTTTTCCAACTTCGAGGGAACCAACCCTGTCATCTATTTCGAGTATCTTCGCCGCGTTAATTGTCAACATCTTCAAAAGGTCTTCTTTCTTTGCACCGTACTTCATAGCCAGAGCCGCATGTATGTTCGCAAACTCCAGATGAGTCACCGGATGGTCTACCATGATAGCGCACAGGACACCCTTTTCGTTGAGTATCCTGACGTTTTCGTAGGTCAGATCCTTGGTTTCTATCTTCGTTCTGAATCCGAAAGGTCCAACGACAACAGGAACCTTGTTCTCAACTAAATAATCGACCACTTTGTAAGCTTCGGTTCCATGCTCTATGACCAATCTGAAGTTGAACTCCTTCGCAATGCGGATAGCCGTTACGATGTCCTGTGCACGGTGCGCGTGCACGCGTGCTGGAATCTCACCACGGAGTACGAGTTCTCCAACCTCGAGCTTCGGGTCTCTGTCGAGGAAAACACCGTCCTTCTCTATCGCCCTGCGTTTCTTCTCCATGTAATCCTGGACCTTCATAAAGTAGTTCCTCATCAGTGCCGCGATGCCGAGCCTTGTGGATGGCATCTTCTTCATCTCGCCGTAGACGCGCTTGGGATTCTCGCCGGTGGCCATTTTCAACCCCGCTGGTGCCCTAACGATACACTTGTCGACGATGTTGCTCTTGAACTTCAGGATCGCACCTTGCCCACCTATCACGTTCGCACTACCGGGCACGATCATAACCGTTGTGAAACCGCCCAACAGTGCCCGTTTGATGGCCACATCGTAGGGATTGAACGCATCGATCGCGCGAACATCCGGTGTGATCGGATCGGTCATCTCGTTACCATCTTGCATAAAACCGACGGCTTCCTCGTACAATCCAATGTGCGAATGCGCATCGATGAATCCTGGAAGTACGTACTTTCCCGTTGCGTCGACCGTTTGATCGGCTTTGACCCGCAGATTCTTCCCAAGTTTCGCTATCTTTCCATCTTCGACCAGTATATCCCCAACAAACGGCTCACCAACAATCGGAACCACGGTTCCACCTTTTATAAGTAACTTCATCCTTCCGCCCCTCCCGTCTTCCAGAGTCCTCAGAAATATTCTACCACAAAAAATTCGTACAACGAACAAAGATTTCCGGCGCAAAATCGAAATCTAAAATATGTTGTAACATAAAACGGTGGTTTTTGTGATAAAATACGGGAAGAAAAAGAAAATCTAATTTGGAAAGGTTGAGGAGCTGATGAGATGGGAAATCAGACAAGTTGATGAGTCTTTGGTCAACCAGCTCGCCGGTGAGCTGAACGTTCCGCGGCTGGTCGCAAAGTTGCTGGTCATACGCGGGATTACGAACGTGCAAGATGCCCGCGTGTTCTTATCCCCCACCAAGAGCATCCTGCGTTCGCCGTTTTTGATGCGCGATATGGATAAGGCCGTGGAAATCCTTCTCCGAGCCCGCGATTATGGGGAGAAGGTGGTAGTCCACGGGGATTACGACGTGGATGGTATAACCGGTACCGCCGTGCTCTACACCTTCCTGAGCGAGAATGGCTGGCTCGTGGACTACTACATCCCCAAGCGGCTGGACAACGGTTACGGAGTTCAGCCACAATTTGTGGAAGAAGCTGCAAACAACAGTGTAAAAGTGATTCTCACTGTTGATTGTGGAATCACAGCCTTCGAAGCAGCGAAACGCGCTCGTGAACTCGGCATAAAGATGGTTATAACGGACCACCACGAACCCAAAGAAGTATTACCGGAGGCGGACGCGATCGTTAACCCGAAGCGCGCAGACGATCCCTATCCCTTCAAAGGGTTCGCCGGTGTGGGAGTAGCTTACAAGCTGGTCAGTGCACTGGCAGAAAGGTTGAATTTACATCCGTCGCTGGTCGACGAGCTACTTGATCTTGTTGCGCTGGGCACAGTTGCGGATATGGTGGAGTTACTCGACGAGAACAGGTACATCGTGAGGGAA encodes:
- a CDS encoding 2-hydroxyacid dehydrogenase, yielding MKVFVTYDIPDKGIKMLLERGCEVDVYKGEEFLTKEEMMERAADADAIITQLRDPIDREFIYSLKKAKIIANYAVGYNNIDVGAARERGIYVTNTPGVLTEATADIAFALILAVARRIVEADRFVREGKFVGWKPKLFLGYDLFGKTIGIVGMGRIGQAVARRALGFGMRVVYHNRRRLPEDIEHQYHATYLPLDELMKVSDFISIHTPLTKETYHLIDRERISLMKPTAILVNTARGPVVDEQALYEALKEGKIAGAGFDVYENEPELTPGLEKLDNVVLLPHIGSATYETRERMSEMVALNIIDVMEGRIPRNLVYEI
- a CDS encoding amidohydrolase — encoded protein: MKLLIKGGTVVPIVGEPFVGDILVEDGKIAKLGKNLRVKADQTVDATGKYVLPGFIDAHSHIGLYEEAVGFMQDGNEMTDPITPDVRAIDAFNPYDVAIKRALLGGFTTVMIVPGSANVIGGQGAILKFKSNIVDKCIVRAPAGLKMATGENPKRVYGEMKKMPSTRLGIAALMRNYFMKVQDYMEKKRRAIEKDGVFLDRDPKLEVGELVLRGEIPARVHAHRAQDIVTAIRIAKEFNFRLVIEHGTEAYKVVDYLVENKVPVVVGPFGFRTKIETKDLTYENVRILNEKGVLCAIMVDHPVTHLEFANIHAALAMKYGAKKEDLLKMLTINAAKILEIDDRVGSLEVGKDADIVIWDNDPFLPQARVEKVFIEGEEVRWWGE